The nucleotide window CTACCATAGCAAGCGTCACTCCGAATCAGCTGCAAAGAACGACTGCAAGGACCCTGGTTCTTGTGATAGAGAACCTTCCGACTCTCCCGGGACAGTTTCTCTGCGCGTTCTCGGCCTTCGATAAAACCCTCATAACAAGTGCTACTCGAAAATCGTATGGCGTTAATTGCACCACTCCAAGGACCGATCTGCTGCCGTCGATACCCCAAGCCGAGCACCACTTCACGGCCAGATTGTCCGTCCGAATGACCAGCGGACCCGACCTCGTTGCCACGAATTTCACCTTCTTCGACTGTAACACGTACAGCTCTTGTACCCAGTGCGTTTCGTCGAGCTTCCCCTGCGACTGGTGCGTCGATGGTCACAGATGCACGCACGATACTGCCGAGAATTGCCGCAATGACATATTGGTCACCGGAGTCAGCGTGAGTAGAGCTTTTTGTCGAGGAACAGTTTTAACCGGATTGTTTTCCCTTCATTCAACCTGTGTTATATTGATCCGTTGCGTATTTGTAATTTCCAGAGAATCGGCCCGAGTTATAGAAGTGGACCAGGTTTCTGTCCTACTATTAACGCCACGGATTCTAAAGAAATACTGGTCTCGTctggaataaagaaaaatattcgtgTCAAAGTGCATATCATTGGGGTGAGCGCAGAATTTGATCATAAATCTGAAAATTGTCGACCATGTTTAAGATGAAAGATTCTGCATGTAATACGATGGGATAAAAATTCTAAGTATTCTTCTGTTTATCTCTTCAACAGCAATTCATCGTACAAACGAGGTTCGTCTGTCAGTTCAACATCGAAGGACGTGTAACCAGCGTTAACGCACAGCTTCTAGCAGACACAATATATTGCGCATCGACAGAATTTTCATACACGTCAAGGGCGCCTAACATCACGGTACCCTTCGCAGTGATATGGGGGGGCTCAAAACCTCTAGACAATCCTGACAACATTCACGTTGTTATATACCGTTGTAAGGACATGGCTGACAACTGTGGCATGTGTTTGGCTCTCGCTCAAAAGTACGGATGCGGGTGGTGTCAAAGCTCTGATAAGTGCGAGGTGAAAGAACAGTGCAATAATCGAGGTTCCGGCATTTGGCTAAACGGAAATGAAACCTGCCCAAACCCGAAGATTCAATCGTTCGAGCCGCAGCTTGGACCCTGGGAAGGAGGTACCAACGTAACTATACGAGGAATAAACTTGGGGAAAACATTCGCCGATATATACTCTGGGGTGTCGATTGCTGGACTTCCGTGCGAGCCTTACCCTGAATTTTACGTCAGGACGAAACAGATCTTATGCAGAGTTGACGGACCTGGTACTCCTCAGGAGCGAAATGGACCCGTGATAGTCAAGATAGAGGATTTCCGTGGTTACTCGGACGTCAACTTTGAATTCGTCGACCCTGTCATCGAGTCCATATCGCCTAAGTATGGCCCTCGCAGCGGCGGGACCGTAATCAGGATAACAGGACGTTACATGAACGCCGGCAGCAAGATACTCGCCTTCATAGACAATCTACCTTGCTCCATAATAAACGCCGAGGCCAACGAAACCCTCTGTTTGACCAGCGCCAGCAATACTACCCGCAGCGGTGTGCTGAGGATGCATTTTGACAGCGGGTTTAGGCAGTACAACGGCGTTTTCGAATACGTCGACGATCCTACGATAGAATCCGCCGACAGCGGCGTTGCGGGACTAGTTAAAATACCCAAGGGAATTCCCGCCGGCGGTGTAAAGATATCGGTAATCGGGACGAACCTTGGATACGTACAAAATCCTGAGATGTACGTCTACTACCACGACAAAATCTTTGTCTCTCAGTGCATTGCATTTAACCATACAAACATGATATGCAATTCACCCGCCGTCGAAGTATCCGCAGACACTCATCTCGACGCTGAACATCCACCGATGCTGGAGTACGGATTCCTCATGGACAATGTCATGGGCGTACAGAATCTCTCCGCTCAAGGGTTCGTCATAAATATCATTTGTATGCGTTGTTATCACACCCTAATGACTTGCAATACGAGCTCATGTTATACTTCTTTACTCAATCGtcgaaattttaataaacatCAACATTATTACCTTCTGTTTCTGACCGGCATATATATTATTCACAGGCATAAAAGCTTTGTGCTTTTCCCAAATCCGATGTACGAAGTGTTCGAGGAGGAAGTGAAGTACGACAAATGCGACTACCTCATCATAAACGGTCAGGACTTGAACCGCGCGTGCCAGGAGTCTGACGTAACTGTTCAAGTCGGTAATTCGTTTTGCAACGTGACGTCTCTATCGAGACGACAGTTGACGTGTCAACTCCCCCCACCTCCGCCTCCAGTCTTTGATAACATGAGTCTTCAAAACAAGCTGGAACTTCCAGAGGTGACTGTAATCGTCGGAGGTGGAGTGAAGTATAGAATTGGGAAGCTGAGCAGAGTTTAAATGAAGTTCGGAATGGAAGAGCtcgtttatttcaaaactgacAGTTTCAGATCAAAGTAGATCAAGTGACATTGAAATGATTCTCATCAATGGATAACGCTCGCGGCATCTTCAGCATCGTAGCATTTATGGGGGAGACTTTGTTATATACATTTCTGACGATAAAGCTGAAGTTACACAAAACAATAGAAACTCCTTATACGAAATTCACCTCCGATATTCGCAGACtgttcgtatttttttctcgagcCAGACGTCTACGATTTTTCTACTAATTACCGAACGTAAGTTTACCGCTAATCACTTGTCAAATCACGTTCGACAGCTCTTAGTGGGCGAACTGAATTCAGCACCGCCACGGCGCGTGATTCTCTTCTGGATGCTCGGAAGTTAATGACGCTACACAGTTCTGATGTGCCGGTCTCGTCAGTAACGGCGCAGTCTCAAGTTGGCGTCAGGTTTAACGTAAATTTGAATTCTCTAACGAACTTTCGGCCAAATACAATATGCGTAGAAAGAAATgaagtaggaaaaaaaaatcccagaCCATGCCCTTTTAATGTACGAACACATGATTGAAATCAACAAGATAATACTACCAATAATACGTCTTAGATGCAACGTCTACAGACCACTACGTATGTACAGATTAAAGATTTACCGCATCGCGGAGTCTCATCTGTCCGACTCTACCAACGggtgatttaaataaatcggaCTCTTTTTCGATACGATTGGTTGGAAATAGTTAATCCTTTGATGTACATGTACTTGTAGTagtaagtaaaaaatattttgcaataaattttcagtttgaaaattttattaattattatttattttatctgcAGTGATCTTATTTGTtaacatttattatttgtttgGTTTCATCCACTGCAGTGGCACTTTGTCATGGTAAATGTGCTGTACATTATCTACTGCTTTGGTTTACCGATTTATAATTACTGTCCCCACACCTCAATTAGTTCCAAGAGTCTATTTTGTGAACTGACATcggtatatttgtataataaataccaTGTACTGTGACTCGCCGGATTACGGCGTATTCGGACTCTGTGTTACCGACAGCCGCAGGAACGTCGAGTGCACGAGGATAggtttacgatttttttgttctttcgttGTTTTTATTCTAGTCAAGTcctaaaaaaaatacacacgtACTTGTCAACATTTCGTATGGCCCTGGGGCTCTGTTGCACTCCCAAATTGTCGACTAAATCCCTTACCCCCGCCCCCAATATCGATACATACCGGCAACTAATGACTGAACTCGACGCTTTTTACACCGTCAAAACTACACTTATTGCCAGATATTTAACTGACTTAACGTCGATCATAAGCACTTGCAGcaaca belongs to Neodiprion lecontei isolate iyNeoLeco1 chromosome 5, iyNeoLeco1.1, whole genome shotgun sequence and includes:
- the LOC107217139 gene encoding plexin-A2; the protein is MLPRGTRALLALLVLSSSMRPSRSTPADIVHTFADPDVERLNHLVVDKNTGRVFVGGVNCLYQLSPDLDLVVKEVTGPKNDSNDCSMIDCPAGVIKKLTDNVNKALVIDYTTTRLISCGSLFQGMCTVRNLHNISDVAQEVREAVVANNATASTVAFIAPGPPNPPVSQVMYVGVTYTNLPYRSEVPAVSSRSLDKERMLLIAEMAVTTGTRMFVNSLARDRFPINYVHGFSSEGFSYFLTTQPKSTATGSEFISKLVRVCHDDQNYYSYTEIPIDCTNELRKYNLVQAAYAGKAGSDLAGHLGITAQDDVLFAVFSESNATTNRPSSRSALCVYSLKAIRRKFMSNIQHCFAGQGQRGLDFISPSYQCVSPKLQTIAEDFCGLDVNTPLGGQDPIAALPVLAFEEHLTAVAATSTGDYTVVFVGTSDGHLKKVVVETATSAQKYGDLEVDPKSPVNSDLHFDSQLMHLYVMTQRKVSKVKVQECSVYKTCWDCLEAKDPYCGWCSLENKCNLRSDCQDAATDPLYWISYKSGRCTTIASVTPNQLQRTTARTLVLVIENLPTLPGQFLCAFSAFDKTLITSATRKSYGVNCTTPRTDLLPSIPQAEHHFTARLSVRMTSGPDLVATNFTFFDCNTYSSCTQCVSSSFPCDWCVDGHRCTHDTAENCRNDILVTGVSRIGPSYRSGPGFCPTINATDSKEILVSSGIKKNIRVKVHIIGQFIVQTRFVCQFNIEGRVTSVNAQLLADTIYCASTEFSYTSRAPNITVPFAVIWGGSKPLDNPDNIHVVIYRCKDMADNCGMCLALAQKYGCGWCQSSDKCEVKEQCNNRGSGIWLNGNETCPNPKIQSFEPQLGPWEGGTNVTIRGINLGKTFADIYSGVSIAGLPCEPYPEFYVRTKQILCRVDGPGTPQERNGPVIVKIEDFRGYSDVNFEFVDPVIESISPKYGPRSGGTVIRITGRYMNAGSKILAFIDNLPCSIINAEANETLCLTSASNTTRSGVLRMHFDSGFRQYNGVFEYVDDPTIESADSGVAGLVKIPKGIPAGGVKISVIGTNLGYVQNPEMYVYYHDKIFVSQCIAFNHTNMICNSPAVEVSADTHLDAEHPPMLEYGFLMDNVMGVQNLSAQGHKSFVLFPNPMYEVFEEEVKYDKCDYLIINGQDLNRACQESDVTVQVGNSFCNVTSLSRRQLTCQLPPPPPPVFDNMSLQNKLELPEVTVIVGGGVKYRIGKLSRV